A segment of the Brienomyrus brachyistius isolate T26 chromosome 4, BBRACH_0.4, whole genome shotgun sequence genome:
AGCAGCCAGGAGGACCAGAGCTTGGCCCGCCAGGAAGCCCAGAGAGCCCTTGTACTGAGCGCATTGGAGAACTACAAGGAGTTCGACAAGATCTTCCCTGCCTTGGTAGCTGGTCTGCCCATCCACGTGTTCAAGAGTGGCCACAGTGCCCGGGAGAACCTGGCCCGCACGTTGCTGCACGAGAACCTGAGCCGACGCAAGGGCATGTCAGACCTGATCTCATTACGCATGCTCCTCAATGACACACTCTCCACCTTCACCGACATCAGCAAAGCCAGAACTCACGTGGCTCTGTTGTGGGCCTCACAGGCCAACACACTGCCTGCTGCATTCTGGACTCTCTTCTACATGATCAGGTACCGTCTAAAGGCTGGGGAACTGGTCCATTTCCTGAAAGTCCCTCTTGGCTTCTAATGATGTCATGAATGCCACTGAGAAAATGGTTTGTGGAGTCTTGCAATTGGGAACCTCCAATTAGCTTGTCTCACATCACCCACCAACcctccatctccccccccccccccttcaggagCCCAGAAGCAATGAGAGCAGCCAAGGAGGAGGTAGAGCGGACGCTGGAGAGGTCAGGACAGTGTGCCCGCCCGGGGGGCCCGCAACTTACTCTGACACGCGATGAGCTGGACAACATGCCTGTTCTGGGTACGTGCAGAGCGATCAGTCCACATTAGTGTCGACCACAGCATAGACCAATGTTGGTCAACCCACTGAGCAACACAGGTGGCCACGTAACACTGGCATCTTACGAAAGGATGGCGACTTAGCAAACTGCTAGTGTTCCCCCAAGGTACGAGGAGCATGTAGAGTGCACTGtttgagacaaagtgaaattgggcGGGGAGGTTTGCCTGGGGTATGTGGGCACCACATGAGTTTTGACCGACACTGACATAGACTTCACTGGAAACACTGGGGACTAATGGGCGAAATCTGCATGATTGCCAAACCTCAATTGTTATTAATTTGCCTGGAATAACAGAAAAGATGTACTATTTAGTTATGCTCTTTGACTCATTGTCCCACAGACAGCATCATCAAGGAGGCCATGAGGTTGTCCAGCGCCTCACTCAACGTCCGAGTGGCGAAACAGGACTTCCTGCTGCACCTGGACAACAAGGAGTCGTACCGCATCCGCAAGGACGACGTGATAGCCTTGTACCCACAGTTACTGCACTTCGACCCTGAGATCTACGAGGACCCACTGGTGAGTCGCCGCGGCTGTACGGACGCAGCACCTGAATTTCCTTGTCTTCCTTTCCAAAACATACGAATGAGATGGGACCGAACTCATCTGTCTCTTCTGTTTCCCTGTAGTCGTACAAGTATGACCGGTACCTGGATGAGAACAGGCAGGAGAAGACGTGCTTTTACCGCAACGGACGCAAACTGCGATATTATTACATGCCATTTGGCTCTGGAGTCACCAAATGTCCTGGTCGTTTCTTCGCCGTCCATGAGATCAAGCTTTTCCTGTCTCTGTTACTCTCCTTCTTCGAGATGGAGCTCCTGGACTCGGGTGTGAAAGTACCCCCCCTTGATCAGTCCCGCGCTGGCCTGGGCATTTTGCAGCCTACGTACGATGTGGACTTTAGGTACAGGCTGAAATCTCAGTAGAGAACTGTAACCTGCATTCTGTAAATATTGTATATTGCTACTATATTTCCCTATAAAATGTGTATAAAGGTATATTATAGTAAAGTGCTAGAGATGAGGAAAAATCGTGGATGGAAATCTATCGATTTGTTACATACACAGATTTAACCATAATTAGCAGCCTGTTTTCCACAGAGCTTTAGCGAGGGACAGCCTGTCTCATCATCACTAATACTTACTGGATTGTCTGTCAGATAATCTTCTGAATAATAGTAGAGATTCGAGGTTCGTTTTTAAGTTACACAATTCACATCGGTCGAGCAACTACACTGATAAAAAATGTGAGTAATGTATGAGTAATAAAATGATGAACAGCACGGCGTGTTACTTGGGGTCACAAAAGGCCCGCCACAGAACTTCCAGGCAAAGATCAACCAGTTAAAAATATATGAAGGATGTCattatatcattattatttctcaTAAACAATGAGTCATACAGTGATGATTTTTGGGTGCATCGTGTGCTCATTTATATTTGCCAAGAATTCCTCTAGAATGTGTTAATCTGTTTCACTATGTGTTTACCGCTTTAATGCACAGCACAAGCGATAATGAATAAATGCATATAAGGCTCTTACTGAATGGAATCATGAGTTATTCATATAACCATATACCCATGTGATCAAAAgcctacacacacactcacacacactcacacatacacagacctgtactcatatctttgtgagtgatcatccattcatttctatagtcAAAACCTTAATCTcaccaatgacaaccttaacccctacccagccctaactttaaccataagtaaccacagAAAATAAAAGGCTTTTGGCAttattagttttttgattgcagtgacaAGATTTAGAAAACTGAATTTCCTCTTGTGGggctgaaaaaatggtccccacaacatcaaaataacagggttttatcacattgtggggaccaaatgttcccacaatgtaatatgcatctccccccccccctcccccccaccctgcccctacagacacacacacctcacacaTTCTTTCAGTTGCTTAGAGGACACAATCATCCAAATTGACACTGAACATTTACTATTTATCCAATATCTCACCATAAAGCAGTATATCTCTTAATGGTATAACAGACTTTCCCTCCTGAGATTGATTCCCGCAACATCTCCCTCCGTCATGCTGATGGAAACCTTCAAGGAGAGTTTGGTGCCAGCAGACACACCTAATTTCCTGGAGGTACTGAAACCCCTTTCAGTCTGCAGTATCTATCTACCCACCTCCGCATAAAGCCCATGTGTGATCTTCGacattttttactttgtttattCTCCTTTAACATCGGAAACACGTCTCCAACCTACGACATTTAACTTTACGATCTTATTCCGAGGAGGGCTGGGTGGGAATCTGCATTTCTCAGAG
Coding sequences within it:
- the LOC125740744 gene encoding cytochrome P450 7A1, which gives rise to MVISVALIWGVVVGFCCCLWLLLGIRRRQPGEPPVENGLFPYLGCALQFGANPLEFLRSRQRRYGHIFTCKIAGQYVHFLCDPFSYHAVIRQGRHLDWKKFHFSASVKAFGHESMDPSHGYTTENLHQTFLKTLQGDALPSLIENMIENLQNVMLHSDTLKASATTWEVDGVFAFCYKVMFESGYLTLFGKELSSQEDQSLARQEAQRALVLSALENYKEFDKIFPALVAGLPIHVFKSGHSARENLARTLLHENLSRRKGMSDLISLRMLLNDTLSTFTDISKARTHVALLWASQANTLPAAFWTLFYMIRSPEAMRAAKEEVERTLERSGQCARPGGPQLTLTRDELDNMPVLDSIIKEAMRLSSASLNVRVAKQDFLLHLDNKESYRIRKDDVIALYPQLLHFDPEIYEDPLSYKYDRYLDENRQEKTCFYRNGRKLRYYYMPFGSGVTKCPGRFFAVHEIKLFLSLLLSFFEMELLDSGVKVPPLDQSRAGLGILQPTYDVDFRYRLKSQ